In one window of Desulfovibrio sp. DNA:
- a CDS encoding Bro-N domain-containing protein: MSQAQLLASPFQFNDFPIRTQVEGDQLWFSIADVCKALDITWSGATLKLIPSDWQKLLRLNNFSTSRSLRFISEPAVYKLAFRSNKPEADAFTNWIASEVVPAIRKTGKYEAKPAPRKKALGRGVTALPVPEAAPYTCLSGDVDPGRKDAMRRIQKIIWQLHAAVDVTRMFTHPKGRIPMDTEHYDIMLSLFRVADANLVGAYNALEAGHKLGTMR; this comes from the coding sequence ATGAGTCAGGCTCAACTTCTCGCTTCCCCGTTCCAATTCAACGACTTCCCTATCCGCACACAGGTCGAAGGCGACCAGCTTTGGTTTTCCATTGCTGATGTCTGCAAAGCCCTTGATATCACTTGGAGCGGCGCGACTCTTAAGCTGATTCCGAGTGACTGGCAGAAGTTGTTACGACTCAACAACTTCTCAACATCTCGGTCACTTAGGTTTATCTCCGAACCAGCCGTGTACAAGCTGGCCTTCCGCAGCAACAAGCCCGAAGCCGACGCCTTCACAAACTGGATAGCGTCCGAGGTGGTTCCGGCCATTCGCAAGACGGGGAAGTATGAGGCGAAGCCTGCACCCAGAAAGAAAGCCTTGGGCCGTGGTGTTACAGCGCTGCCCGTACCTGAGGCCGCGCCTTACACTTGCTTGTCAGGCGACGTGGATCCGGGCCGCAAAGACGCCATGCGGCGCATCCAAAAAATCATCTGGCAGCTTCATGCGGCCGTTGACGTAACCCGCATGTTTACGCACCCCAAGGGCCGCATTCCGATGGATACAGAGCACTACGACATCATGTTGAGTCTATTCAGGGTTGCTGATGCCAATCTGGTCGGCGCGTACAATGCGCTTGAAGCCGGGCATAAGTTGGGCACCATGCGGTAG